The following proteins are co-located in the Alkalidesulfovibrio alkalitolerans DSM 16529 genome:
- the murA gene encoding UDP-N-acetylglucosamine 1-carboxyvinyltransferase, whose protein sequence is MDKLIVKNAGPLHGTITISGSKNAALPILMACILPTGRIELTNVPRLADIHTSCKLLNILGCRTTFTDNTVVVECDRLTPHAPYELVKTMRASVLCLGPLLAVLGEARVSMPGGCAIGSRPVDIHLTGLEALGATFELSEGYIIGRTDGLKGARIVLRFPSVGATEHLMMAAALAEGESVIENAAREPEVADLANFLNACGARIEGQGTSVVRIQGVSELKGTSYRVMPDRIEAGTYMIAAPLTDGELLLRDCPLPELDALAHTLREMGVWINETEEGVIVRSGDDLVGVEVETLPYPGFPTDMQAQITTLMCKAKGLSMVEETIFENRFMHVMELNRMGADIKVKGHTAVVKGQRPLTGAPVMASDLRASASLVLAGLSAKGATEVQRIYHLDRGYENIEQKLTAVGASISRVKG, encoded by the coding sequence ATGGACAAACTCATCGTCAAGAACGCCGGTCCCCTGCACGGGACCATCACCATCAGCGGCTCCAAGAACGCCGCCCTGCCCATCCTCATGGCCTGCATCCTGCCCACCGGCCGCATCGAACTGACCAACGTGCCGCGCCTGGCGGACATCCATACGTCCTGCAAGCTCCTGAACATCCTGGGCTGCCGCACCACCTTCACGGACAACACCGTGGTCGTGGAGTGCGACAGGCTCACGCCGCACGCGCCCTACGAACTAGTCAAGACCATGCGCGCCTCGGTGCTCTGCCTGGGGCCGCTCCTGGCCGTGCTGGGCGAGGCCAGGGTCTCCATGCCCGGCGGCTGCGCCATCGGCTCGCGGCCCGTGGACATCCACCTCACGGGCCTCGAAGCCTTGGGCGCGACCTTCGAGCTCTCCGAAGGCTACATCATCGGCCGCACCGACGGCCTTAAGGGTGCGCGCATCGTTCTGCGTTTTCCGTCCGTGGGCGCCACGGAGCATCTGATGATGGCCGCGGCCCTGGCCGAGGGCGAGAGCGTCATCGAGAACGCGGCCCGCGAGCCCGAGGTGGCCGATCTGGCCAACTTCCTCAACGCCTGCGGGGCCAGGATCGAGGGCCAGGGCACGAGCGTGGTGCGCATCCAGGGCGTGAGCGAACTGAAGGGCACGTCGTACCGCGTCATGCCCGACCGCATCGAGGCCGGAACGTACATGATTGCCGCGCCGCTCACGGACGGCGAATTGTTGCTGCGCGACTGCCCCTTGCCCGAACTGGACGCGCTGGCCCACACCCTGCGCGAGATGGGCGTGTGGATCAACGAGACCGAGGAGGGCGTGATCGTCAGGAGCGGCGACGACCTCGTGGGCGTGGAGGTGGAGACCCTTCCCTATCCGGGCTTCCCCACGGACATGCAGGCCCAGATCACGACCCTGATGTGCAAGGCAAAGGGCCTTTCCATGGTCGAGGAGACGATCTTCGAGAACCGCTTCATGCACGTCATGGAGTTGAACCGCATGGGCGCGGACATCAAGGTCAAGGGCCACACCGCCGTGGTCAAGGGGCAACGGCCCCTCACGGGCGCGCCGGTCATGGCCTCGGACCTGCGCGCCTCGGCCTCGCTCGTGCTGGCGGGCCTTTCTGCCAAGGGGGCCACCGAGGTGCAGCGCATCTATCACCTCGACCGCGGCTACGAGAACATCGAGCAGAAGCTTACGGCTGTGGGGGCGTCGATTTCCCGGGTCAAAGGTTAG
- the nth gene encoding endonuclease III has protein sequence MKDKQRAAQVYDALRALYPPVRSFLDFTTPFELLVATILSAQCTDEQVNKVTPALFARWPGPAEMARADVSEVEQAVRSTGFFRNKARNIVAAARMIVDEFGGDVPRTMADLVRLPGVARKTANIVLTQAFGLVRGIAVDTHVARLALRLGLSGSKRPEVIETDLCAAFEQSVWGEINHLLIQHGRAVCQARLPRCSACAVAVLCPKKGVTKSA, from the coding sequence ATGAAAGATAAACAACGTGCCGCCCAGGTGTACGATGCCCTGCGCGCGCTCTATCCTCCTGTACGATCGTTCCTCGATTTCACCACGCCCTTCGAACTCCTGGTGGCCACCATTCTTTCCGCCCAGTGCACGGACGAACAGGTGAACAAGGTCACGCCCGCGCTCTTCGCGCGCTGGCCGGGGCCGGCCGAGATGGCCCGCGCGGATGTCTCCGAGGTGGAGCAGGCGGTTCGCTCCACGGGTTTCTTTCGCAACAAGGCCAGGAACATCGTGGCCGCCGCGCGCATGATCGTGGACGAGTTCGGGGGCGATGTCCCCCGGACCATGGCCGACCTGGTGCGCCTGCCGGGCGTGGCCCGTAAGACGGCCAACATCGTGCTCACCCAGGCCTTCGGCCTCGTCCGGGGCATCGCCGTGGACACCCACGTGGCGCGGCTCGCGCTACGCCTTGGCCTTTCCGGCTCCAAGCGGCCCGAGGTCATCGAGACCGACCTGTGCGCCGCGTTCGAACAAAGCGTCTGGGGCGAGATCAACCATCTGCTCATCCAGCACGGACGGGCCGTGTGCCAAGCTAGGCTGCCGCGCTGCTCGGCCTGCGCCGTCGCGGTCCTGTGCCCCAAAAAGGGCGTGACAAAATCCGCCTGA
- the cutA gene encoding divalent-cation tolerance protein CutA: protein MSLATLYVTTPDKSTATAIAKELLQRKIIACVNIFDPVSSMYWWEGKIEETSETVMLCKTRMRDVPRAIKAVKELHPYDVPCVTATPILKANLDYIKWVESICAEGEES, encoded by the coding sequence ATGTCTCTCGCAACGCTGTACGTCACCACTCCGGACAAATCCACCGCGACGGCCATCGCCAAGGAGCTTTTGCAACGCAAGATCATTGCCTGCGTCAACATCTTCGATCCTGTTTCGTCCATGTACTGGTGGGAAGGCAAGATCGAGGAGACATCCGAAACGGTCATGCTCTGCAAGACGCGCATGCGCGACGTTCCGCGCGCCATCAAGGCGGTCAAGGAACTGCACCCCTACGACGTGCCCTGCGTCACGGCCACTCCCATTCTCAAGGCCAATCTGGACTACATCAAGTGGGTGGAATCCATCTGCGCCGAAGGGGAGGAGAGCTGA
- a CDS encoding carbohydrate kinase family protein, whose product MRLFVNGSLAYDRIMTFPGRFQDHILPDKLHILNVCFLVEGLDEKFGGTAGNIAYSLRLLDEDPLIIGSAGKDFDAYSHWLRAQGLSLRGIRIVETEFTAGAYITTDKADNQITGFNPGAMRHPSSFDWNTVPPVDALAIISPGNVQDMTEYPRILRQLKIPYIFDPGQQTTALSPEQLIEAITGAAILTVNDYELELIMNVTGKTREELQQLTGAVIVTLGEKGSLILKKGREIPVPAAKAAKVADPTGAGDAFRAGLLHGLAKGMELPDAALIGATCASFCVERHGTQEHAFSAEEFAARHRENFGI is encoded by the coding sequence ATGCGCCTGTTCGTCAACGGCTCGCTCGCCTATGACCGGATCATGACCTTTCCCGGCCGGTTCCAGGATCACATCCTGCCGGACAAACTGCACATCCTCAACGTCTGCTTCCTGGTGGAGGGCCTTGACGAGAAGTTCGGCGGCACGGCGGGCAATATCGCCTATTCGCTACGCCTGCTCGACGAGGATCCGCTGATCATCGGCAGCGCGGGCAAGGACTTCGACGCTTACTCCCACTGGCTGCGCGCCCAGGGACTTTCGCTGCGCGGCATCAGGATCGTGGAGACGGAGTTCACGGCCGGAGCCTATATCACCACGGACAAGGCCGACAACCAGATCACTGGCTTCAACCCCGGCGCCATGCGACACCCCTCCAGTTTCGATTGGAACACCGTGCCGCCCGTGGACGCCTTGGCCATCATCTCGCCGGGCAACGTGCAGGACATGACCGAATACCCGCGCATCCTGCGCCAGTTGAAGATCCCCTACATTTTCGATCCCGGCCAGCAGACCACGGCCCTGTCTCCCGAGCAACTCATCGAGGCTATCACGGGCGCGGCCATCCTCACGGTCAACGACTACGAGCTCGAACTGATCATGAACGTCACGGGCAAGACGCGCGAGGAACTGCAGCAACTCACGGGCGCGGTCATCGTCACCCTGGGCGAAAAGGGCTCGCTGATCCTCAAGAAAGGGCGAGAAATTCCGGTTCCGGCCGCCAAGGCCGCCAAGGTAGCCGATCCCACCGGCGCTGGCGACGCCTTCAGGGCGGGCCTGTTGCACGGCCTCGCCAAGGGGATGGAATTGCCCGACGCCGCGCTCATCGGCGCGACCTGCGCGAGCTTTTGCGTGGAGCGCCACGGCACCCAGGAGCACGCCTTCTCGGCCGAGGAATTCGCCGCCCGCCACAGGGAGAACTTCGGAATCTGA
- a CDS encoding SagB/ThcOx family dehydrogenase, with protein sequence MDRRTFLAGAAVLAATGLLPGAAHAQSAARPLPAPRTDGGMPLMKALAERRSSRSFAPRELGEQELSDILWAAFGVNRGDGRRTAPSARNFQEIDVYAVMAAGAYRYDAQGHALVPVADQDIRELAGSQAFAASAPLNLVYAADYERIGAAESEKERYAAWDTGFISQNVYLVCAALGLATVVRASIDRPRLAAALGLVPRQHITLAQSIGHPG encoded by the coding sequence ATGGACAGACGGACCTTTCTGGCCGGAGCCGCCGTGCTGGCGGCCACCGGTCTTCTGCCGGGCGCGGCTCATGCCCAGAGCGCGGCGAGACCGCTGCCCGCGCCGCGAACCGACGGCGGGATGCCGCTCATGAAGGCCCTGGCCGAGCGCAGGAGTTCGCGCTCCTTCGCGCCGCGCGAACTCGGCGAGCAGGAACTTTCGGACATCCTGTGGGCGGCCTTTGGCGTGAACCGGGGCGACGGCAGGCGCACCGCGCCCTCTGCGCGCAATTTCCAGGAGATCGACGTCTACGCGGTCATGGCGGCTGGCGCGTATCGTTACGACGCGCAGGGCCATGCCCTCGTTCCCGTGGCCGATCAGGACATCCGGGAGCTGGCGGGCAGCCAAGCCTTCGCCGCATCCGCGCCGCTCAATCTTGTCTATGCGGCGGATTACGAGCGCATCGGCGCGGCCGAGTCGGAGAAGGAGCGCTACGCCGCCTGGGACACGGGCTTCATCAGCCAGAACGTCTATCTGGTCTGCGCCGCCCTGGGGCTGGCCACGGTGGTGCGGGCCTCCATTGACCGGCCGCGTTTGGCCGCGGCCCTGGGCCTTGTGCCGCGCCAGCACATCACCCTGGCGCAGAGCATCGGCCATCCGGGCTGA
- the mgtE gene encoding magnesium transporter, with the protein MLIKTLVNELRGLIASKDGDALRRFFVIGNPGLNAEVLSHLDVAEIVEILRYIDPLYGAELFAHLPAEQQRIVVDSLSRRRLILLVAAMPHDDRVDLLKRMPDEEREAILPGLAQAERDDILKLSSYAEGTAGSIMTSEYVALSAHMTVAEAIAKLRAEAPDAETIYYAYVVDENRRLRGLVSLKDLILAPSHKKVEAIMNADVIFARADEDQEEAVRKIAKYDLLALPVINGNEALVGIITHDDAMDVAHEEATEDFHKSGTVGKIEGSLKTAGAWLLYRKRVFWLVVLVFGNIFSGAGIAYFEDTIASYVALVFFLPLLIDSGGNAGSQAATLMVRALATGEVVMRDWVKMLGREVLVATGLGLTMAVAVSGLGLFRGGPEIALVVASTMVVVVVVGSLIGMSLPFALTKLKFDPATASAPLITSIADAAGVIIYFTIATAILPGLA; encoded by the coding sequence ATGCTCATCAAGACCCTTGTCAACGAGCTTCGCGGCCTGATCGCGAGCAAGGACGGCGACGCGTTGCGTCGTTTTTTCGTCATCGGCAACCCCGGCCTGAACGCCGAGGTGCTTTCCCATCTCGACGTCGCCGAGATCGTCGAGATCCTGCGCTACATCGATCCGCTCTACGGCGCGGAACTTTTCGCCCACCTGCCTGCGGAGCAGCAGCGGATCGTCGTGGATTCGCTCTCGCGGCGGCGCTTGATCCTTCTGGTCGCGGCCATGCCGCACGACGACCGCGTGGACCTGCTCAAGCGCATGCCCGATGAGGAGCGCGAGGCCATCCTGCCCGGACTGGCCCAGGCCGAGCGCGACGACATCCTGAAGCTCTCCTCGTACGCCGAGGGCACGGCCGGGTCTATCATGACCTCGGAGTACGTGGCGCTTTCGGCGCACATGACCGTGGCCGAGGCCATCGCCAAGCTGCGCGCCGAGGCCCCGGACGCCGAGACCATCTATTACGCCTACGTGGTGGACGAGAATCGTCGGCTGCGCGGTCTCGTCTCCCTCAAGGATCTGATCCTCGCGCCCTCGCACAAGAAGGTCGAGGCCATCATGAACGCGGACGTGATCTTCGCCCGGGCCGACGAGGACCAGGAGGAGGCCGTGCGCAAGATCGCCAAGTACGACCTCCTCGCGCTGCCGGTCATCAACGGCAACGAGGCTTTGGTGGGCATCATCACTCATGACGACGCCATGGACGTGGCCCATGAGGAAGCCACCGAGGACTTCCACAAGTCGGGCACCGTGGGCAAGATCGAGGGCAGCCTGAAGACCGCCGGGGCATGGCTTTTGTATCGCAAGCGCGTCTTCTGGCTGGTCGTGCTCGTCTTCGGCAACATCTTCTCGGGCGCGGGCATCGCTTATTTCGAGGACACCATCGCCAGCTACGTGGCCCTGGTCTTCTTCCTGCCGCTGCTTATCGACTCGGGCGGCAACGCGGGCTCGCAAGCGGCCACGCTCATGGTCCGCGCCCTGGCCACGGGCGAGGTTGTCATGCGCGACTGGGTGAAGATGCTCGGCCGCGAGGTTCTGGTCGCAACTGGCCTGGGCCTGACCATGGCCGTGGCCGTGAGCGGCCTTGGGCTCTTCAGGGGCGGGCCGGAGATCGCCTTGGTCGTCGCCAGCACCATGGTCGTGGTGGTCGTTGTGGGCAGCCTCATCGGCATGTCGCTGCCCTTCGCGCTCACCAAGCTCAAGTTCGACCCGGCCACGGCCAGCGCGCCGCTCATCACCTCCATCGCGGACGCGGCGGGCGTCATCATCTACTTCACTATCGCCACGGCCATCCTGCCTGGACTGGCCTGA
- a CDS encoding phosphotransferase family protein, protein MIELTPELVQDYLTRAHGPSARLVTAGAIGTLDAQGMKRFGYGKPLFVRFTVDGEEREAVLSVMKGDVYGHQFSWDRAAVLLFQHATSGRLPRHCAPLGVGYVDGAGRLVPLDEPQEFFIVNEKLSGHDYFLDLDRIRSGDFRPSDLAMAQNFARWLAVIHAQKHDDPHLYWRRMRDLIGSSECITGLIDEAYPPDYEPFPAERFQAVERQLVDWRWRLKRYARRLCVVHGDFHPWNVLVDGDEFRVLDRSRGEFGEAAGDVAAMAVNYLLWGILDTPRFDGPFRELWDAFFATYIEATGDREMLEVIGPFFVFRALVVASPQWYPGHPPEVRAALFRFLERALSRAPFDWQGVDGYLA, encoded by the coding sequence ATGATCGAACTCACGCCCGAACTCGTGCAGGACTATCTGACGCGCGCCCACGGTCCCTCGGCCCGGCTCGTGACGGCCGGGGCCATCGGCACCCTCGACGCCCAGGGCATGAAGCGCTTCGGCTACGGCAAGCCGCTCTTCGTGCGCTTCACCGTGGACGGCGAGGAGCGCGAGGCCGTGCTCTCGGTCATGAAGGGCGACGTCTACGGCCACCAGTTCTCCTGGGACCGCGCGGCCGTGCTGCTCTTCCAGCACGCCACGAGCGGCCGCCTGCCCCGGCATTGCGCGCCGCTTGGCGTGGGCTACGTGGACGGCGCGGGCCGCCTCGTGCCGCTTGACGAGCCGCAGGAATTCTTCATCGTCAACGAAAAGCTCTCGGGCCACGACTATTTTCTCGACCTGGACCGCATCCGGAGCGGCGACTTCAGGCCGTCCGACCTGGCCATGGCCCAAAATTTCGCCCGCTGGCTGGCCGTAATACACGCGCAAAAACACGACGATCCCCATCTCTACTGGCGACGGATGCGCGACCTGATCGGTTCCAGCGAGTGCATCACCGGGCTCATCGACGAGGCCTACCCGCCCGATTACGAGCCTTTTCCGGCCGAGCGCTTCCAGGCAGTGGAGCGCCAGCTCGTGGACTGGCGCTGGCGGCTGAAGCGCTATGCGCGGCGGCTGTGCGTGGTGCACGGCGATTTCCATCCCTGGAACGTGCTCGTGGACGGGGACGAATTCCGGGTCTTGGACAGGAGCCGGGGCGAGTTCGGCGAGGCCGCGGGCGACGTGGCGGCCATGGCCGTCAACTACCTGTTGTGGGGCATCCTGGACACGCCGCGCTTCGACGGGCCGTTCCGTGAACTGTGGGACGCCTTCTTCGCGACCTACATCGAGGCCACAGGCGACCGCGAAATGCTTGAGGTCATCGGGCCGTTCTTCGTCTTTCGCGCCCTGGTGGTGGCCAGCCCGCAGTGGTATCCCGGCCACCCGCCCGAGGTCAGGGCGGCTCTCTTCCGATTTCTCGAACGAGCCCTGTCGCGTGCGCCCTTCGACTGGCAAGGCGTGGACGGATACCTGGCATGA
- a CDS encoding adenylyl-sulfate kinase yields the protein MKKGHGSQGWAVWVTGLPGSGKTSVATALVEGLRRRGFMAVHLSMDERRKAYFPSPSYSAEERERAYSMFVEEAAFLVRGGKGVVMDASAHRRELRRRARRLIPRFAEIHLKCPVEEAMRREATRPEGLVMAGLYEKALDRKATGKDVPGLGVVPGVDEPFEEDEAAECVIDAGALPPEEVISRAQAFVFLWLMDHYG from the coding sequence ATGAAGAAAGGCCACGGCAGCCAGGGCTGGGCCGTGTGGGTCACCGGCCTGCCCGGCTCGGGCAAGACCTCCGTGGCCACGGCCCTGGTGGAAGGCCTCAGGCGGCGCGGCTTCATGGCCGTGCACCTGTCCATGGACGAGCGGCGCAAGGCCTATTTCCCCAGTCCTTCCTACAGCGCCGAGGAGCGTGAGCGGGCCTACTCCATGTTCGTGGAGGAGGCCGCTTTTCTGGTGCGCGGCGGCAAGGGCGTGGTCATGGACGCTTCCGCGCACCGGCGCGAGTTGCGCCGCCGGGCGCGCCGCCTCATCCCGCGCTTCGCCGAGATCCACCTCAAGTGCCCGGTGGAGGAGGCCATGCGCCGCGAGGCCACGCGCCCCGAAGGGCTGGTCATGGCCGGGCTCTACGAGAAGGCCCTGGATCGCAAGGCCACGGGCAAAGACGTGCCCGGCCTGGGCGTGGTGCCGGGCGTGGACGAGCCCTTCGAGGAGGACGAGGCCGCCGAGTGCGTCATCGACGCGGGCGCGCTGCCGCCCGAAGAAGTGATCTCCAGGGCCCAGGCCTTCGTCTTTTTGTGGCTGATGGATCATTACGGCTGA
- the miaB gene encoding tRNA (N6-isopentenyl adenosine(37)-C2)-methylthiotransferase MiaB has protein sequence MLFSIITFGCQMNAGDSEWLARTLRGMGWEEIPPDKAAKADVVVINTCSVRKKPEEKVYSLLGRLRDAMRDNPRAFVAVGGCLAQQAGEEFFRRFPQVRLVFGTDGAAAAPQAIERLAAEPGLRLSLLDFAERYEPRERHWPDEKVASQAFVTIMQGCDNFCAYCIVPHVRGRQKSRPAPDVLAECREWLARGATEITLLGQNVNSYGQDASGDGTGFADLLRDVAGLPGLRWLRFVTSHPKDIAPEVIRAFAELDNLAPKLHLPVQSGSDRILSLMGRKYDRARYLDIVARLREARPDIALSTDLIVGFPTETEAEFRETLSLMEEVRFESSFSFLYNDRPGVRACDIEPKVADAVKTRRLLELQALQERLTEEAYAAWVGREIEVVFERGSRKDGPGDAPSLAGRDPYGRVVNVALPTDAVKREEDLTGQTARVTITMAKKHSLNATLAEAPWLR, from the coding sequence ATGCTGTTTTCGATCATAACCTTCGGTTGCCAGATGAACGCGGGCGACTCCGAATGGCTCGCCCGCACCCTGCGCGGCATGGGCTGGGAGGAGATTCCGCCCGACAAGGCCGCAAAGGCCGACGTGGTCGTCATCAACACGTGCAGCGTACGCAAAAAGCCCGAGGAGAAGGTCTACAGCCTGCTCGGGCGGCTGCGCGACGCCATGCGCGACAATCCCCGCGCCTTCGTGGCCGTGGGCGGCTGCCTGGCGCAGCAGGCGGGCGAGGAATTCTTCCGCCGCTTCCCCCAGGTGCGGCTGGTCTTCGGCACGGACGGCGCGGCCGCCGCGCCCCAGGCCATCGAACGGCTGGCCGCCGAGCCGGGACTTCGGCTCTCGCTGCTCGACTTCGCCGAACGCTACGAGCCGCGCGAGCGCCACTGGCCGGACGAGAAAGTCGCGTCCCAGGCCTTCGTGACCATCATGCAGGGCTGCGACAACTTCTGCGCCTACTGCATCGTGCCCCACGTGCGCGGACGGCAGAAGTCCCGCCCGGCCCCGGACGTGCTGGCCGAATGCCGCGAATGGCTCGCGCGCGGGGCCACGGAGATCACCCTGCTCGGCCAGAACGTCAACTCCTACGGCCAGGACGCCTCGGGCGACGGCACGGGCTTCGCGGACCTCCTGCGCGACGTGGCCGGGCTGCCTGGTCTTCGCTGGCTGCGCTTCGTGACCTCGCACCCCAAGGACATCGCGCCCGAAGTCATCCGCGCCTTCGCCGAACTCGACAACCTGGCTCCAAAGCTCCATCTGCCCGTGCAGTCCGGCTCTGACCGCATCCTTTCGCTCATGGGCCGCAAGTACGACCGCGCGCGCTACCTGGACATCGTGGCCCGCCTGCGCGAGGCGCGGCCGGACATCGCGCTTTCCACGGACCTCATCGTGGGATTTCCCACGGAAACCGAGGCCGAGTTCCGCGAGACTCTCTCGTTGATGGAGGAGGTGCGCTTCGAATCGAGCTTCTCCTTCCTCTACAACGACCGGCCCGGTGTGCGCGCCTGCGACATCGAGCCCAAGGTGGCCGACGCGGTGAAGACCAGGCGGCTTTTGGAGCTGCAGGCCTTGCAGGAGCGGCTGACCGAGGAGGCCTACGCCGCGTGGGTGGGCCGTGAGATCGAGGTCGTCTTCGAGCGCGGGAGCAGAAAGGACGGGCCGGGCGACGCGCCTTCCCTGGCCGGGCGCGACCCCTACGGCCGGGTCGTGAACGTGGCCCTGCCGACGGACGCCGTGAAGCGTGAAGAAGATTTGACCGGACAGACGGCGCGTGTCACAATCACCATGGCCAAAAAGCATTCCCTCAACGCCACGCTCGCGGAGGCGCCATGGTTGAGATGA
- a CDS encoding bifunctional nuclease family protein codes for MVEMKVFGLALDEDSQVPVLILKDMAEEKVLPIWIGAMEAMAISMALNEMSLPRPMTHDLLLNMVKGLGGEITAVEVVSLDEGTYFAEIEVLVGEEKRRIDARPSDAVALALRAKAPIRVAEQVLTEAASNRAEPGKPELRGEDANKWNELLERYDPDDKYKM; via the coding sequence ATGGTTGAGATGAAAGTTTTCGGACTCGCCCTGGACGAGGATTCGCAGGTGCCCGTCCTGATCCTCAAGGACATGGCCGAAGAAAAGGTCCTGCCCATCTGGATCGGAGCGATGGAGGCCATGGCCATTTCCATGGCCCTGAACGAGATGTCCCTGCCCCGGCCCATGACCCACGATCTTCTCCTGAACATGGTCAAGGGGCTGGGCGGCGAGATCACGGCCGTTGAAGTCGTCTCGCTCGACGAAGGCACCTATTTCGCCGAGATCGAGGTGCTCGTGGGCGAGGAGAAGCGGCGCATCGACGCGCGCCCCTCGGACGCGGTGGCCCTGGCCCTGCGTGCCAAGGCCCCCATCCGCGTGGCCGAGCAGGTGCTGACCGAGGCCGCGTCCAACCGGGCCGAGCCGGGGAAGCCCGAGCTTCGCGGCGAGGACGCCAACAAGTGGAACGAACTGCTCGAACGCTACGACCCCGACGACAAATACAAGATGTAG
- a CDS encoding histidinol phosphate phosphatase domain-containing protein yields MIDLHTHTTFSDGALIPAELIRRAKAAGYRAVAITDHADLSNLEFNVAAIRRMASTYGTFADIDVLCGAEITHVPPPLIAQTVTLAREAGAEIVVMHGETIVEPVERGTNLAAIEAGVDILAHPGMITEEEALLARERGVFLEITTRGGHSLSNGHVAAMARKTGAKLVINNDAHAPGDLVGPERRRLVALGAGLSAAEYEACEANSRELAGRLLGLR; encoded by the coding sequence ATGATAGACCTGCATACCCACACCACCTTCTCCGACGGCGCGCTGATCCCGGCCGAACTCATCCGCAGGGCCAAGGCCGCAGGCTACCGCGCCGTGGCCATCACCGACCACGCCGACCTCTCCAACCTCGAATTCAACGTCGCGGCCATCCGCCGCATGGCCTCGACCTATGGCACGTTCGCGGACATCGACGTGCTCTGCGGGGCCGAGATCACCCACGTGCCGCCGCCGCTCATCGCACAGACCGTGACCTTGGCGCGCGAGGCCGGGGCCGAGATCGTGGTCATGCACGGCGAGACCATCGTGGAGCCGGTGGAGCGCGGCACGAACCTCGCGGCCATCGAGGCCGGGGTGGACATCCTGGCGCACCCGGGCATGATTACCGAGGAGGAGGCACTGCTTGCGCGCGAACGCGGCGTTTTCCTGGAGATCACCACGCGCGGCGGCCACAGCCTGAGCAACGGCCACGTGGCGGCCATGGCCCGCAAGACCGGGGCCAAGCTCGTCATCAACAACGACGCCCACGCGCCGGGCGACTTGGTGGGGCCGGAGCGCCGTCGGCTGGTGGCCCTGGGAGCGGGCCTGAGCGCGGCGGAATACGAGGCCTGCGAGGCGAACTCGCGCGAACTGGCCGGCCGCCTGCTGGGCCTTCGCTGA
- a CDS encoding NAD-dependent deacylase produces the protein MSDSALESLLARAAETLKSARHAVAFTGAGISVPSGIPDFRSPGGLWSRFDPMEVASIGALRRDPKRVWEFLVEAMDFFGRAAPNPAHLALAEMERAGRIRAVITQNIDGLHQEAGSRRVVEFHGGCQTFYCTGCKAPHDPGLARKITASDIPWRCAACGGVVRPDVVFFGEGIPQAALHEASRLAAQADAVLIVGTSGEVAPANQIPANIKARGGTVIEINLGPTLYRDITDIRFDAKAEEVLPLLASRTCC, from the coding sequence ATGTCCGATTCCGCCCTGGAATCCCTACTCGCACGCGCGGCCGAAACGCTCAAAAGCGCCCGCCACGCAGTGGCCTTCACCGGCGCGGGAATCTCCGTGCCGTCCGGCATCCCCGACTTCCGCAGCCCCGGCGGCCTATGGTCGCGTTTCGATCCCATGGAGGTGGCCAGCATCGGCGCGCTCAGGCGCGACCCGAAGCGGGTCTGGGAATTCCTGGTCGAGGCCATGGACTTCTTCGGCCGCGCCGCGCCCAACCCGGCCCACTTGGCCCTGGCCGAGATGGAACGCGCCGGGCGCATACGGGCCGTGATCACGCAAAACATCGACGGCCTGCACCAGGAAGCGGGATCGCGCCGCGTGGTGGAATTCCACGGCGGCTGCCAGACGTTCTACTGCACGGGCTGCAAGGCCCCGCACGATCCCGGCCTGGCAAGAAAGATCACCGCCTCTGACATTCCCTGGCGTTGCGCGGCGTGCGGCGGCGTGGTGCGGCCAGACGTGGTCTTCTTCGGCGAGGGCATCCCGCAGGCCGCCCTGCACGAGGCATCCCGTCTCGCGGCCCAGGCCGACGCAGTACTCATCGTGGGTACCTCGGGCGAAGTCGCTCCGGCCAATCAGATCCCAGCAAACATCAAGGCCCGCGGCGGCACGGTCATCGAAATCAACCTCGGCCCGACACTGTACCGCGACATCACCGACATACGTTTCGATGCAAAGGCGGAAGAAGTGCTGCCGTTGCTTGCCTCCAGGACATGTTGCTAG